CGCAATTCTTGCTTTGGTTTGTGTATTCGTATAGTTTGCTCATGCTTTTATCGATTATTTCCTGTGTAATTCCATTTTGATGCTCTGCTAAAAACACTTGAATGCCCCGATTTTGCATGACTTTCTTGCTTTGCTCTTGGTAGCGTTTTTGAAAATTTTGATTCGAGGCAAGCCGCTGTAATGTTTTATTTATTTTTTCCATACGATTCACATCCTACTTCCTAAAAGCCTTTAATTTTTCTTCTATGGCCCGCTTTTTCGCTTCATCTTCGGAGTCGTTTTCTTGTGCATTACCTTTAACAGATGCTTTAGGACTTTCATCAAACCAATCAGGAATTAACTCCGTCCGAATCGGCTTTTTGTTCGCTCTCTTTCCTGTATTTTTGCTTTCATTTTGAGCATTTTTTTTACTTTTCGCGAGTTCCATCGCTTCCTTCACCGTTTTTACTTGCAGCCGCGCCCAATGGCTGGCAATGGAATCAACATAGTTCTTTGAAAATTGCATATTCGTTTCTCTCATGACAAAATCAATTAAAACATTTACAACACCAGGAAGTAGCTTATATTTAATCATTACTTCTTCCAAAAGCTTTAAATTGGCATCTGATGGTTCAACTCCACCCGAAATTTCTTTAAAAACAGTTAAAGGTGAGGTCGTTTCAAAAGACCGAATTAATTTTTCTTCCTGTGTTTTTGGCTCCGTTAATTGAACTTGATGAGCTATAGGCTGTGTTCGATTAATTAGACTTGGAAGCTGGTCATAATTCTCAAATTGATACCAATCACGAGCACCTTTTCTTAAGTCTTCAATATCAATTTCATCATTCGGATTTATGGCACCTAATATGAAATTTTTCATTTCAATGGGATCGATATTATATAGAAATGCAAGATTGCTAATTACACTCTTAACCTTTTGTGTCAGTGCTTTTTTAGGGACAAGCGATTCATTTAGACCGGCTTCTAACAAATTAAAATCGAACGTGCTGCCACCAATTTGAATAGGATCGGTTTCGTTTCGACCTATAAATTGTTTATTTTCCCCAGCTTCTTCAATATCTTCGGAAACATCTTGCAGATATTGGAGACTCCCTGGAGTGGCTGAAGCAAATACATCTTGAAAAGCTCTTGTCACATTCTGGTATTCTTTTTCAGTCGGTTTTCGGTGGTCAGTAAAAAAACGTCTCAGACGCGCAAAATGGTTCTTGCCAATTTTTCGGTATAGATAAATATTTAACATCCCATCTAAAAAGAATTGCTCGGGATTTAATGGAGGATGCAGCTCGTAAATAAAGGAGCGTTCTCCGTCAACCGTTTTGACAAATGTTTTTAATAAACCAATGCCTTCAAGTTTTAATCGTGCTTCGTATATATCATTTAAATTCATTCCCATTAAGTTCATTAATAAATGATGTGTGGAGGATTCAGACCAGAGCCGGTTTTCCTCAACCTCCGCCCAGAGGGTCATATACAAACTAAAACAAGTTGACCCAATCAAAGGCTGATATAAAAACGTCAGCACTTTACGGTCATACTCATTAAGAAGCCCATTAGCCGCTACAATATACCGGTCGATAGGAAGAATTTCCTGCCAATGCTGGGCCATATCATTTCCAACCTTTCCCTCGTAAAATAGATAACTGTCTAGATCCAGTGCCAAGCGGTTAGTGTACTTCACTCTGCTCCCTACGATAAGTCAACATCGGATCGCTTGCACTTTTCGATTTACCTTTATCTCAGTCGAAAAGCTCCAGTCCTTACGCCGCGCAAAGGAAGCTTCCGCCTTTCTAATAAAAAAGAGCCAAAAACTTTAGCTCCTCAAGATTTTTCCCTTTTTATTAATTCCTTTAATTCATCTATAAATACATTAATATCTTTAAATTGGCGGTAAACGGAGGCGAATCTCACATATGCGACCTCATCAACATGTGCCAGTCTGTCCATCACCATTTCTCCAATGGCATCACTTTTGATTTCAGAAATACCCTGACTGCGAAGATCCTTTTCGACACCGTGGGTGATATCTTCTAATTGTTTTAAGGCTACAGGCCGCTTTTCACATGCCTTAATTAAGCCTCGCAGTATTTTATCACGGCTGAATTCTTCCCTCGTTCCTTCTTTTTTCACCACTATTAAGGGAATCTCTTCAATCTTTTCAAAAGTAGTAAAGCGATATCCGCATTCTTCACATTCTCGTCTTCTACGTGTTGCCCGTCCTTCATCAACAGGCCGGGAATCTAGTACACGTGTACCATAATTTTGACATGAAGGGCATTTCATTATTTAATCAGCTCCAAATCCGACAAAATCCTTTCTCTTATCTTATTAAAAAGCAGCCCTTTGTACAAGTGAAAGTGCTACGAGTTTTTTCTTATTCCGACAATGTTATGCAATTGCCCAATCCGTTCGTAATAGGAATTAATCCGCTTTTTTAAATCAGGATAGATACCAAGTATTGAAAACTTTTCCGATGAAATATTAAAATCCACAGCCGTTTCCAAAGGTTTTACCGAAACAATTGTAACAATCAGGAAGCACGGTATTGGTTTACTAATTTCAACAGCAATCTCTCCATGCTCCTTAGATACAGTCGTTATTTGACAATCTGCATCTTCATGGAATAGCTTTTCTACTGATTGAAATAATTGATTAAAAGTCGCTTTATAATAATGTGTTTTTAAAGAATCATCCGCATTTTGATCCGATGTTTCAATATGCTTTTTAAAACGTGTAAAAATAGCCATACAAACCCTCCAAGTATCCTTCTCTTATATCCTATTTTACAACATTTTCGCAAAATATAAAAAGAGGTGTACAATTGGTACACCTCTGGGAATTTGTTTTAAAGAATTATAATACCTTTGCCTGTTTAACATGCACAGGGCCCATTCCACGTGGTATTTCAATATTTTCACGTGTTTCGGCATTTAAAGCTTCTGCAATATGGTCAGCAGCTACATTCGGGTCTAAATCACCGCAAGTATAGACATCAATGCTTGCATATCCATGTTCAGGGAAGCTGTGGATGGTAAGGTGTGATTCAGAAATAATAACAACACCACTTACACCTTGTGGAGCAAATTTATGAAATGCTACTTCACGGATTTCCGCTCCTGATTTAAGAGCAGCTTCGACAAAAGTTGTTTCAATAAAATCCATATCATTCAATTTTTCAAAATCGCAACCCCAAAGTTCAGAGATTACGTGACGTCCCAATGTTTCCATATTCATTTTTCCCCCTTTAAACTTTTATGATTGTTTCTTGAAATCCTGTTATTGACGGTATCTAAGTAACTACCACGGGGGAAAGTTAGTCCAGAGAGGTCCTAACCCTTTAAGTAATTAATCGCTACCTAATTTCAAGAAGTTCACGATGACTAGTATACTTTGTTTATATTTATTTTGCAACCTATCAAAAAAATATTTTTTTAATAATAAAGCGAAAATTCGATCATTGTTTTTTTGTCAATTTGTACACACTAAAAAAATGCTGTCATTTGACAGCATTTTTTTATTCTTTTTGATATTAGCCA
The DNA window shown above is from Neobacillus sp. WH10 and carries:
- a CDS encoding DnaD domain protein; translation: MAQHWQEILPIDRYIVAANGLLNEYDRKVLTFLYQPLIGSTCFSLYMTLWAEVEENRLWSESSTHHLLMNLMGMNLNDIYEARLKLEGIGLLKTFVKTVDGERSFIYELHPPLNPEQFFLDGMLNIYLYRKIGKNHFARLRRFFTDHRKPTEKEYQNVTRAFQDVFASATPGSLQYLQDVSEDIEEAGENKQFIGRNETDPIQIGGSTFDFNLLEAGLNESLVPKKALTQKVKSVISNLAFLYNIDPIEMKNFILGAINPNDEIDIEDLRKGARDWYQFENYDQLPSLINRTQPIAHQVQLTEPKTQEEKLIRSFETTSPLTVFKEISGGVEPSDANLKLLEEVMIKYKLLPGVVNVLIDFVMRETNMQFSKNYVDSIASHWARLQVKTVKEAMELAKSKKNAQNESKNTGKRANKKPIRTELIPDWFDESPKASVKGNAQENDSEDEAKKRAIEEKLKAFRK
- the nrdR gene encoding transcriptional regulator NrdR; translated protein: MKCPSCQNYGTRVLDSRPVDEGRATRRRRECEECGYRFTTFEKIEEIPLIVVKKEGTREEFSRDKILRGLIKACEKRPVALKQLEDITHGVEKDLRSQGISEIKSDAIGEMVMDRLAHVDEVAYVRFASVYRQFKDINVFIDELKELIKREKS
- the speD gene encoding adenosylmethionine decarboxylase; translated protein: METLGRHVISELWGCDFEKLNDMDFIETTFVEAALKSGAEIREVAFHKFAPQGVSGVVIISESHLTIHSFPEHGYASIDVYTCGDLDPNVAADHIAEALNAETRENIEIPRGMGPVHVKQAKVL